AAGCCATTACTAATGATATAGATTATACAGGTACAATTAAGCTAGGGCACAACGTGCAACTAGGTTATTTTGCCCAAAACCAAGCTGAGTATTTGGATGGCGAAATAACGCTTTTAGAAACGATGGAAAATGCAGCTACCGATACTAACCGTAGTAAAGTACGCGATATGCTTGGTGCATTTTTATTTAGAGGAGATGATGTAGAGAAAAAAGTAAAAGTACTATCGGGTGGCGAGAGGAATCGTTTAGCATTGTGTAAATTGTTATTACAGTCCATAAACGTGCTTGTAATGGATGAGCCTACCAATCACTTGGATATAAAATCTAAAAATGTACTCAAAGCAGCACTACAACAGTTTGAGGGTACTTTGTTACTAGTATCGCACGATAGGGACTTTTTGCAAGGCATGTCTAACATTGTGTATGAGTTTAAAGACCAAAAAATAAAAGAATACTTGGGTGATATCAACTTTTATTTGGAGCAGCGTAATTTGCAAAACATGCGCGAGGTAGAGAAAAGAGATGTAGTTAAGGAAGCGCCTAAAGAGAACAAGCAGGTATCTTACCAAGAGCAAAAAAAGAATAAAGCACTACAGAATAAGTTATCTAAAGTAGAAAGCCAAATACAACAACTTGAAAAGGAGATAACCGAAGATGATAAGCGTTTGGAGCAAGATTACGAGAAGCTAATGAGCGATGCAACGTTTTTTAAATCGTATCAGGATAAAAAAAGCAAGTTGGACGCACTTATGGAAAAGTGGGAACAGGTACAAGAAGAAATAGAAAATGCATAAATATTCGTATTTGCACACAAAATAAAAAGCCCACTTTAAAGTGGGCTTTTTTTATGATTAATCAGTTTTAATCTCTATTTCTTTTTTGTCCTCGGTAATAGTTATATCACCTTTAGTCTCACCTTCGTTATCTTTAATGCTTACACCTTTATCGCTAATGCTTACTGATGTACCATCTTCTTCAACCGCTGGTTCAGGTGCTGGTGGTGGTGCCGGATCTTCTACCTCTGGTGGAGTAGGTGTTGTTTCTTTTTTATCCTTACATGAAGCAAATAACATAAGCGCCATAGCTCCTGATAATAAGAGTAACTTTTTCATACGTTTAAATAAGTTTTAGGTTAATTCAAGCCACAATTTACTCATTAAATAGTATATATGCTTTTAAAATAACTTAAATTTAAGAAATTAGCCCTGTTTTTTTGGCATGGGCTATAGCCTCGTCGCTATCCTTAAAGTAACACACCGCTATAGATATGGAGGCTATATTGGTAAGGGTGTCTTCTACTTTCTGCTTTTTTGCCTTGCCTGTTTGCCTTATGTAAACTGCTTTTACCGTAAGCGGGAATATTTTACAAATATTCTCATACAAATACGGATCCTGCTGCGAATCGTCACCCAGTAACGTATACTTGAGGCGTGGATAAAACTCTAAAATATGCTTTATTTTCTCAAATTTATGGTTGTGGTTGCCTCTGCCTGTTGCCAAAAAATCCGTTAGGCTTGTTTTAATATCTTTAAGCAACATTACGGCACGAGGTAGTTGTTGTATTTTGGTAAATTTTACAATAAAATTGTACAAATTCCATTCGCTGCTAGATACGTAAAAAAAAGTATTCTGCTCTTCTTTACTATCTCTACCCTCATTACTTAAGGCTTGGTAAAACGGAACAACCCCCTCAAAAACTTTCCTGTTATTAACATTTTTCCATAGTAGTATATATAGTTTTTTAAAAAAATTATCGGTGTGCGATACTAAGAATGTATCATCAATATCCGATATAAAACCCAAGTTTCCCTCAAAAGGTTTTATGTAGCTGCCTTTTTCCTCTATTACCTCGTTACCATACGTAGCACCTACGGTATAATTTTTCCAACCAGCATCTATTGTTTTGTCCAAAGGGATGCAAAATTTAAAATAACCGTCTTTTAATGTTTTGGTATGTATTTTTTTATCGTTATGCTTTAAGTAAACAGCTGTATTTGCTATTGTTTTTACTCTGAACATTTTTATAATGGAGCGTGCATTTTTAAAACGTTTTTTCTCAAATTCGTAATCGTTTACCGAATTGGGGGTAAAAACATGACCGAAAACAATGAGTTCCTGATCGTTGGCATACCCACGATAGAGTTTTAAAATAGGCTTCATTAAAATTTATAAGTTTAATAAGACGTTAAGCGATACAATTTAATTAATTTTAGTCAAAAAAGTAACATGGCTCAGCAAGAGATTTTTTTATTAATAATTAACCCTATCGCTGGCGGTATCGATAAATCGGAACTTGTAGGTATGGTTGAGCAATATGCCGAGCAGCGTACTATAAAATTAATACAATACGAAACAACGGGTAAGGATGATGAACTGGCTATAAAGCACTATGTTAACCAGTACCAACCGAAGCGCGTATTAGTAGCAGGTGGCGATGGTACTATAAAAATGGTTGCCGAAGCTATAGAGGAGTACGATATAGTTATAGGCATCCTTCCGGCGGGTTCTGCCAACGGTTTGTCGGTGGATTTAGACCTGCCTGATACGTTAGAGGAAAATCTTGAGATAGCTTTTAATGGCATGGTACAGTATATGGATATTGTAACGGTTAATAACGTGCGTAGCCTCCACCTTAGCGATATTGGTGTTAACGCTGAGTTGATTCGGAACTACGAAAACGGAACGGTACGAGGAAAATTAGGTTATGCACTTCAAATACTAAATACACTTATAGAACTTGAAGAGCCTTTTGAGGCAACAATTAAAGCTAATGATGCTACTATTACAACCGAAGCACGTATGGTAGTTATAGCCAATACCAACCGTTATGGTACAGGGGTTACTATTAACCCTATTGGTGAAATGAACGATGGCAAGTTTGAAATTGTAATACTCAAAAACTTAGATATATCGGTAATTGGTAAAATACTTTTGGGTAACATACCTTTGGATGAAAATGTGGTAGTACTATCTACATCTGAGGCTTGTATTACAACAAACATTCCCGTTAGTTTTCAGGTAGATGGCGAGTATTGCGGAAAGGAACAAAAACTCGATGTAAAAATACTACCGCAACAGTTAAAAGTTGCTGTTCCAGCAAAGCTTACTTAAAAGGGTTTCGGGCTTTCCAGGTTACTTTGGGTTCAAAGTAATTAAACAGCTTCCCCATAAATAGGTTTACTATGGGGTTAGTGTGTTTTATAATACCATACACCTCTTCGGCTTCGGCACCAATGCTACTTTTTATCTCCATTGCCGAGCGTGCAAAAACTACCCGCTTATATCTCTTTTTTATAGCATAGGCAACCATGTCGTATAACATATTTAGGTACAACATTTTTTGTTGCTGTACCGATTCATCGTACCCTAAAAAATAAGTATCCATATCGGTGTTGTTTTTAATTAGGGTATTAAAACCAATAAGGGTATCATCTATAAAATAACCGTAAAATAAAAAGTTATCGTTAAGCTCCTTTTTCATTACCTCAAAATGATTTTCAGGTAAAAAAAACGTGTTAAACGAAGCCTTGTTGGCTACCGTATAATATAACTCGTTTATACGCTCTTGGTATACTTGTATTTCGGCAGCATTTAATTTTTTCTTGGTTATGCCTTCCGCTTTTTTTCTGGCACGCTTGTATTGCGTTCTGTACTTAGTGTTTAACGCCAACAGGTAATCCTCTATATTTTCCCAGTCCGCTCTAATATTAAATATCATATTAGGCTGCGTACAAAATGTAAAATAGTTTTTAAAACCAGCCCTATTAAAATCGGGGAACTCCTCAGTATTAAAATCCTTAACTGTAATAAGGTTTATTGTAATCCCCTTATTGTGGTAGTCCTTTTTTACCTCTTGCATTGCTGCTTGCATTAGTTGCAATGCTTCCGTTTCTGTTATAGCATCGGTATACAAATAAGCATTTTGTCCAGTTAAGGTATTATTACCGATAAATAAAATGTGCGATGTGAACTTTTTAAACAAATAATCTTTAAGATGATTCTTTTTTTGTTGCTCACGAAAGGTGGTAACATTATTTAAATCAATAAACTGTATTAATGCTACGCCACAAAGCGAGTTCTCCTTAAAAAGCCCTACAAAATGGCACTCCATGTTTTTTGGAGGTGCTTTCTCCAATACAGCAAGTGCATTACGCGAAAGAAAGATGTTTGGTTTAGTAACTACATCCCATTCGGTGGGTAGGTTAGAGGTTGTAGTGTAAAGCGTATACGAAAGCTTATCGATCAAAATAAAGTAAATAAAAAATCTCCCGTAGGAGATTTAGTTATTAAAAATGTAAATATAGCTATTTCCATGCACAAATAATACCACCCATAACGGCAAAGCATATAATCCAGTAACCACTGTTTATAAGGATGTATTTACCACTTTTCATTTCGTACAACGCATTGGTGCCTACAATAGGTAGCCCCATAAAAACACCTACCATTGCACCATGCAGCACACCATGTTTAAATGTTCGGTAGGAGTGTCCATAATCAGCCATAAAAGCTTCATACGATGGTTTTGCTGCTTCAATATCACCACCTACCATTCCCATCGCACCAAACTGATGTATAACCATAAATTGCATTACAAAAGCAATCATAATTGCAAAAAGGATTGATAGACCAAATATCTTTAGTAGGTTAGCGCCCTTTGCTTTCTCTTTGGTCATGCCTGTTTCTCTCATCCAAGCGGCACCAAATACTTTTTCGTTGTACCATACAGAGCCTATTACCATAGTAGATAGCCCTGCTACAATTACTGCTAAAAAATTGATTTCCATATTATTGAATTTTTATATTTTTATACAAATATAAATTTCTTGTTTTAAAATTTAACAATTGTTTAGTTTTTTATCATTAAAAATAGTTGATAAAATTATACGGCTTCCTACTAGGTAAATAGTCCAATTCAGATTCGTTAGTGTAAGCCTCTCTTTCAAAACAGATACTTTTGTATGCCCGTTTGTGGTTTTGGTATTTTATATATAACAGTAAATAGGCTACTACATACCATATATAAAACGGTAGCACAAGTAACTCAGCTTGCTGTCGCAAATGAATCTTTTCATGATTAATAAGTGTTTTATCTTCCATATACTTATAGTCACGAATCAAAATAAAAGGAAACAAGGCTATGCTTGTATATCCTTTAGGAATTAAATATTTAGTAGTAATTATAATCATTCGCTGTAAAGTTTATAAATTTGTGCATATGGATGACCGATTTACTGATAAATTGATTGAGGGAGAAGATTATTACCTTTCGCCCGAAGGCTATAAAGTTTTTACAGAAAAATACCATTTAAAACGTGGCTATTGCTGTAAAAATGGCTGCAGACATTGTGCCTACGGCTACAATAAAAAAACAGGAACATTTAAAAAATAAATAACAAGAGCAAGCAGTAACAGGTTGCAATTTAAAGCGGAATACTGATACTGACACCAAAAATTATTGATATATGACATTTAAGGAACAGATACAAGAAGGAATCCCGGCGGTTTTACCACAACCAAAACCGTATGACCCTTCTATAAACCATGCACCAAAGCGTAAAGAAATGCTAACGGCTGATGAGAAGAAGCTGGCACTACGCAATGCACTACGTTATTTTAACCCAAAAGATCATGCAGAATTAATAAAAGAATTTACAGAGGAACTGGAAAACTACGGCAGAATTTACATGTATAGGCTACGTCCTGATTATAAAATGTATGCCCGACCCGTATCGGAATATCCTGGTAAATCAGAGCAGGCTAAAGCCATTATGCTGATGATTCAGAATAATCTTGACTATGCTGTGGCACAACACCCACATGAGTTAATAACCTATGGCGGTAACGGTGCAGTATTCCAAAACTGGGCGCAGTACAGGCTTACTATGAAGTACCTTAGCGAGATGACCGATGAGCAAACATTGGTTATGTACTCAGGTCATCCAATGGGGCTATTTCCATCGCATACCGAGGCACCACGAGTAGTAGTAACCAACGGTATGATGATACCCAACTACTCTAAACCAGACGACTGGGAGAAGTTTAATGCATTGGGTGTAACCCAATACGGACAAATGACGGCGGGTAGTTACATGTATATAGGTCCACAAGGTATTGTGCATGGTACAACCATAACAGTATTAAACGCAGGACGAAAAATAACCAAAAACGGCGAAGGATTAGCGGGTAAACTATTTGTAACTTCTGGATTAGGAGGTATGAGTGGTGCACAGCCTAAAGCAGGTAACATTGCAGGTTGTATTACGGTTTGTGCCGAGCTAAACCCAAAGGCAGTACATACACGCCATTCGCAAGGATGGGTAGACGAGGTAATTACCAAATTGGATGAACTGGTTGAACGTGTTAACAAAGCAAAAGCAGCTAAAGAAATCGTATCCATAGCCTATCAAGGTAACATA
The Flavobacterium litorale genome window above contains:
- a CDS encoding App1 family protein; this encodes MKPILKLYRGYANDQELIVFGHVFTPNSVNDYEFEKKRFKNARSIIKMFRVKTIANTAVYLKHNDKKIHTKTLKDGYFKFCIPLDKTIDAGWKNYTVGATYGNEVIEEKGSYIKPFEGNLGFISDIDDTFLVSHTDNFFKKLYILLWKNVNNRKVFEGVVPFYQALSNEGRDSKEEQNTFFYVSSSEWNLYNFIVKFTKIQQLPRAVMLLKDIKTSLTDFLATGRGNHNHKFEKIKHILEFYPRLKYTLLGDDSQQDPYLYENICKIFPLTVKAVYIRQTGKAKKQKVEDTLTNIASISIAVCYFKDSDEAIAHAKKTGLIS
- a CDS encoding diacylglycerol/lipid kinase family protein, with the translated sequence MAQQEIFLLIINPIAGGIDKSELVGMVEQYAEQRTIKLIQYETTGKDDELAIKHYVNQYQPKRVLVAGGDGTIKMVAEAIEEYDIVIGILPAGSANGLSVDLDLPDTLEENLEIAFNGMVQYMDIVTVNNVRSLHLSDIGVNAELIRNYENGTVRGKLGYALQILNTLIELEEPFEATIKANDATITTEARMVVIANTNRYGTGVTINPIGEMNDGKFEIVILKNLDISVIGKILLGNIPLDENVVVLSTSEACITTNIPVSFQVDGEYCGKEQKLDVKILPQQLKVAVPAKLT
- a CDS encoding GNAT family N-acetyltransferase, whose translation is MIDKLSYTLYTTTSNLPTEWDVVTKPNIFLSRNALAVLEKAPPKNMECHFVGLFKENSLCGVALIQFIDLNNVTTFREQQKKNHLKDYLFKKFTSHILFIGNNTLTGQNAYLYTDAITETEALQLMQAAMQEVKKDYHNKGITINLITVKDFNTEEFPDFNRAGFKNYFTFCTQPNMIFNIRADWENIEDYLLALNTKYRTQYKRARKKAEGITKKKLNAAEIQVYQERINELYYTVANKASFNTFFLPENHFEVMKKELNDNFLFYGYFIDDTLIGFNTLIKNNTDMDTYFLGYDESVQQQKMLYLNMLYDMVAYAIKKRYKRVVFARSAMEIKSSIGAEAEEVYGIIKHTNPIVNLFMGKLFNYFEPKVTWKARNPFK
- a CDS encoding DUF1761 domain-containing protein, with product MEINFLAVIVAGLSTMVIGSVWYNEKVFGAAWMRETGMTKEKAKGANLLKIFGLSILFAIMIAFVMQFMVIHQFGAMGMVGGDIEAAKPSYEAFMADYGHSYRTFKHGVLHGAMVGVFMGLPIVGTNALYEMKSGKYILINSGYWIICFAVMGGIICAWK
- a CDS encoding DUF5522 domain-containing protein; translated protein: MDDRFTDKLIEGEDYYLSPEGYKVFTEKYHLKRGYCCKNGCRHCAYGYNKKTGTFKK